From the genome of Jannaschia sp. S6380:
CGATCGCGCGCGGACCCAGGAGGGCCTGCCGGCCACCGGGTCCGGGCGGATCCTGATCGTCGCCTGCGGCGCGCTCGCGCATGAGATCCTGGCGATCAAGGCGGCGAACGGGCTCGACCATATCGACCTTCATTGCCTGCCCGCGATCCTGCACAACCGCCCCGACCGGATCAGCCCGGCGGTCGAGGCCGCCCTGGCCGAACGTGCGGGCGGCTATGACGGCGCCTTCGTGGCCTATGCCGATTGCGGCACGGGCGGCGCGCTGGCCGCCCTCTGCGAACGGCTGGGGGTCGAGATGATCGAGGGGCCCCACTGCTACGCCTTCTTCGAGGGACAGGACGCTTTCGCGCGGCGCGACGAGATTGACGCATTCTACCTGACCGATTTCCTGGCCCGACAGTTCGACGCATTCGTGACGCGCCCGCTCGGCCTGGACCGCCATCCCGAGCTGCGGGACATGTATTTCGGACATTACCGTCGCCTGGTCTATCTGGCCCAGACCAACGACATGGACCTGACCGACAAGGCGCGGGCCGCCGCCGCTGCTCTGGGGTTGGCTTTCGAGCGGCGGTATACCGGGTTGGAACCGTTCGCGGAGGTGCTGCCGCGGCAGTCGGAAGGTTGAAATCCGACAACCGGTTCGGTATACATAGGTATACTATAGGAGCTCGATGTGATGGATACAGTTTCCGACGTTCTGCATCGCGTCCGCGCCGAACTGCGACAGGCCCGCACGCTTCTTCGCCAGGAAATCGCGGCCTATCCCACGCCGATCGCGGGGTGCGATGTGCAGTTCAATCATCTACTGGCGGATCGGCGCCGCATCGACGGGGCACTCGCCGCGCTGGATCGGGCCGTCTTCATCCCCACCCCCCGCCAGACGATGCCACCCGGCTGATCGGCGCGTACGCCGGCCCTTTGCCTCGCGCGGCGAAGGCGCTAGACGGCTTCGACGCCAGCCGGAGACGTGCATGCAGGATCCCGCCATCACCCCCGACCTGATCGCGGCCCATGGCCTGAAGGACGAGGAATACGCCCGCATCCTCGAGATCATCGGACGGGAACCGACCTTTACCGAACTTGGCATCTTCTCGGCGATGTGGAACGAGCATTGCTCCTACAAGTCGTCGAAGAAATGGCTGCGCACACTTCCGACCGAGGGGCCGCAGGTCATTTGCGGGCCGGGCGAAAACGCCGGCGTCGTCGACATCGGCGATGGCCAGGCCGTCGTCTTCAAGATGGAGAGCCACAACCACCCCTCCTACATCGAACCCTATCAGGGGGCTGCGACCGGCATGGGCGGCATCCTGCGCGACGTGTTCACCATGGGCGCACGCCCCGTCGCGGCAATGAACGCGCTGAGTTTCGGGGCGCCCGATCATCCGAAGACGCGGCGGCTCGTCCATGGCGTGGTCGAAGGGATCGGCGGCTATGGCAACTGCTTCGGCGTGCCCACCGTGGGCGGCGAGGTCCGATTCGACGCAAGCTATGACGGCAACTGCCTGGTCAACGCCTTCGCCGCCGGGATCGCCGATGTGGACGCGATCTTCTATTCCGCCGCGTCCGGCGTGGGTCGTCCGGTCGTCTATCTCGGCGCCAAGACGGGCCGCGACGGCGTCGGCGGCGCGACGATGGCCAGCGCCGAGTTCGACGACACGATCGAGGAGAAGCGCCCCACGGTGCAGGTGGGCGACCCCTTCACCGAAAAGCGCCTGATGGAGGCGACGTTGGAACTGATGGCGACGGGTGCCGTGGTCAGCATCCAGGACATGGGCGCGGCCGGCCTGACCTGTTCGGCCGTCGAGATGGGCGACAAGGGTGGCCTCGGCATTCGGCTGGACCTCGATGCCGTGCCGGTGCGCGAGGCGGAGATGACCGCCTACGAGATGATGTTGTCCGAAAGCCAGGAGCGGATGCTCATGGTGCTCGACCCCGCGCATGAGGACGCCGCGCGCGCGGTGTTCGAGAAATGGGACCTGGATTTCGCCATCGTCGGCGAGACCATTGCCGAGGATCGCTTCCTGATCGTGCATGGCGGCGAGACGCGCGCCGACCTGCCGCTGTCGACCTTGGCCAGCAGCGCGCCCGAATACGACCGCCCATGGCAGGAGACGCCCGCCCCTGCCCCCCTCGAACCGGTGGAGGAGGTCGATCCGATCGAGGGCCTGCGCGCCCTGATCGGCAGCGTGAACCACTGCGCGCGCGACTGGGTTATCCGGCAATACGACACGCAGGTCATGGGCGACACGGTCGCGCTGCCCGGCCTCGATGGCGGCGTGATCCGGGTGCACGGCACGACCAAGGGTCTGGCCTTCACCGCCGACGTCACGCCGCGCTACGTCGCCGCGAACCCCGTCGAGGGCGGCAAGCAGGCCGTCGCCGAGGCCTATCGCAATCTCGTGGCCAAGGGCGCGCGGCCATTGGCCACGACGGACAACCTGAATTTCGGCAACCCTGAAAAGCCCGCGATCATGGGCCAGTTCGTCGGCGCGATCGACGGGATCGGGCAGGCCTGCCGCGCGCTCGACATGCCGATCGTGTCGGGCAATGTCAGCCTCTACAACGAGACCGACGGCAAGGGCATCCTGCCCACGCCGACCATCGGCGCCGTCGGCCTGATCGAAGACCTGGACCAGCGGATCGCGTGGCCGGTGACCGACCGAATGATCGCGCTGCTGCTTGGCCCCGAAGGGACGCATCTGGGCCGCTCGGCCCTTCTGGCCGAACATCTGGGCCGCGACGAGGGCGATGCCCCGCCCGTCGACCTCGAGATGGAGCGCGCGCACGGGGAGTTCATCCTCGCCAATCTCGACAGCATCTGGGCCTGCACGGACCTGTCGGATGGTGGCCTGGCGCTCGCCGCCTTCACCCTGGCCGAGGCGCACGGGTTGGCCGTGACGCTGGATGTGGAGGGGACGGCGGCGCTTTTCGGTGAGGATCAGGGCCGCTATCTGATCGCCTGCACATTCGACGCGGCGGAGGCGCTGATGGTGGCGGCGGGGCAGGCCGACCTGCAATTGCAGATGGTCGGGCAATTCGGCGGAACGGAGGTCAAGTTCGGCGGCTCCGAGGCGCCGCTGGCCGAACTGTCCGCCCTGTATCGCGGGACTTTCGAGATGATGTTCGGCTGAACAGGCACCGCGCGGGCGGAAATCACCGTTTCCCGCCCGTAGCGGGGTGGTCCCCTCCGCCGTCGATGTCTACATTCCAGTTCATACCTGAGACGGAGCGTCATTCATGGCCATGCAGGCACAGGATATCGAGGCCTTGATCCGCGAGTCCTTCCCCGATGCGAAGATCACGATCACCGACCTGGCGGGCGACGGCAACCACTACGCCGCCGAAGTGATCGACGCGTCCTTCGCCGGGCAGACCCGGGTCCAGCAGCAGCGCGCCGTCTATGCCGCGCTGAAGGGCAAGATGGACGGCGCCCAGGGCGAGCTGCACGCGCTGGCGCTGACGACGCGGGCGCCGGAATGACGCTGGCCTCCGTCATCATCGGCGGCATCATCCTCGCTGTCCTGATCGTCCGGGCGGTCTGGATCATGCGCGCCGAGGCCGGCGAAGACGGTGGCGGCCGCCCCCGTGGCGTCCGGCCAGGGACGGGTTATACCGAGATCGAGAGCAACTACTTTTCCGGCGTGGGCGGCGGCAGCCAGATGATAACCCGCGTCCCGCGCGATCCACAGGAATACGCCCGCGCCTTCGTTCCGAAGCGCGGCGGCAAGCACAGGAGCTGACGACATGGCCGACACCAAGACCCAGATCGACGACATCGTGAAATCGAAGGACGTCGTCCTGTTCATGAAGGGCACCAAGGCGATGCCGCAATGCGGATTCTCCAGCAAGGTCGCCGGGGTCCTGAACTACATGGGCGTCGAATACTCCGACGTGAACGTCCTGGATGACGCGGATATCCGCCAGGGCATCAAGGACTACTCCGATTGGCCCACGATTCCGCAACTCTACGTCAAGGGCGAGTTCGTCGGCGGATGCGACATCATCACCGAGATGACGCTCTCGGGCGAGTTGGACACCATGCTGGAACAGAACGGCGTGGCCTTCGACAAGGATGCCGCCGACAAGATCCGCGAAGCCAACGCCTGACGGCCCGGCGCGCGCCGCGCTATTCGTCGCTCAGACCGTGATCGCAGAAATCGGTGCACATGAGGTCCTCGCTCAGCAGTTGATCGCGGATATCCGCGGTCTGCTTCGCCGTGCCGTTCAGCACGAAGTTCGTGACCACGAGCATCAGCGCGACGACCAGCGCCGTCATCAGCGACCATTCAACCGTGCTCGCCCCATCCTCGGCAGCCAGGAATTCCCGTATCATGTCGCGCCCTTTCGACTTTCTTCGGTTGCCTACGGGTGCAGGTCGGCGGGATTGTGACGGCCCGGCGTCCTCTCGCTGACGTTTTCGCGCAAGCGGTTCGATAGGCGCATCAATCGGGGCGCCTTCCGTGGGTGTGCTTGCGCAGGCGCGACGGCTCCGCCCGCTTGCGCCCCTTGAACGGGTTCGCATCCCCCTGCCCGCGCAAATGCAGCCGGATCGGCGTGCCCGGCATGTCGAAATCCACCCGGAGCCCATTCACCAGATATCGCGAATAGCTGTCGGGGATCGCATCGGGATGCGAGCACATGACGACGAAGCCGGGCGGACGCGTCTTGACCTGAGTCATGTAGCGCATCTTGATCCGCTTGCCCTGCGGCGCGGGGGGCGGGTGCTGTTCCAGCATACCGGTCAGCCAGCGGTTCAGCGCGGCCGTGGGGATACGCCGGTTCCAGGTTTCGTGCGCCTTCAGGATCGCCGCCTGCAGCCGATCCAGCCCCCGCCCCGTCTTGGCCGAAACGGTCACCAGCGGCGCCCCGCGCAGCTGCGGCAGCAAACGCTCGAACGACTCCTTCAGGGCGGCCAGCTTCTCCTGCCGGTTTTCCTCCAGATCCCATTTGTTGACGGCCACGACGACGGCGCGGCCTTCGCGCTCGGCCAGATCGGCGATGCGCAGGTCCTGGGTCTCGAACGGGATCTCGGCATCCAGCAGGACGACGATCACCTCGGCGAACTTGACCGCGCGCAGCCCGTCGCTGACCGACAGCTTCTCCAGCTTTTCGACGACCTTCGCGCGCTTGCGCATGCCGGCCGTGTCGAACAGACGCGTCGGCACGCCGTCCCAGTCGAAATTGACCGATATGGAATCGCGCGTAATCCCCGCCTCGGGCCCGGTCAGCAGGCGTTCCTCGCCGATGATGCGGTTGATGAGCGTGGATTTCCCGGCGTTCGGGCGACCGACCACGGCGATCTTCAGCGGACGTTTGGCCGTTGGGACCCAGTCCGCCTCCTCGCCCTCTTCATCCTCGTCGACCGTGATGTCGGTCTCGGCCTCCTCCTCGATACGGATCGCCTCCGCGGCCGCGATCTCGATCATCGGACGCAGCATGCCGGCCAGTTCGGCCATCCCCTCGCCATGCTCGGCCGACAGGGCCAGCGGCTCGCCCAGGCCCAGGCCATAGGCCTCCAGCAGCCCCGCCTCGGCCGCACGACCCTCCGCCTTGTTGGCGGCCAGCAGGACCGGGCGTCCCTTCCGACGCAGGATGTCGGCGAACACCTCGTCCGCGGGCGTTACCCCGATCCGGGCATCGACGACGAACAGCGCCGCGTCGGCCATATCGACCGCACGTTCGGTCAGGCGGCGCATGCGACCCTGCAGGCTGTCGTCGGTGGCTTCCTCCAACCCGGCGGTGTCGATGACGGTGAACCGCAGATCGCCCAGCCGCGCGGCCCCCTCGCGCAGGTCGCGGGTCACGCCCGGCTGATCGTCCACCAGGGCCAGGCGTTTGCCGACCAGACGGTTGAACAGGGTAGACTTGCCGACATTGGGCCGGCCGACGATGGCAAGGGTGAACATGGCGCGCTCCGCGCTGGAAACTCAGACGCGGCCCCTAGCGCATCCGCGTATCAACGGAAAGCGTGAAGCGTGCCGGACTGACCCACGACATAGAGCGCGTCGCCGAACGCGATCGGGCGCGACGCGGCCCCCGAAGGGATTTCCGTCTGCGCGACCGGCACGCCGGTCGTCGGATCGAAACCGCGCAGACCGCCATCGGAGGAGGCCACCCAGAGCCGCCCACCCGCCAGAACGGGGCCGAAATGCGCGTAGATGCCTTCGCGCCGCTTGGGACGACCATTGCGATAGAACGGCAGGTCCGTGCGCCACAGCACCTCACCCGTCGCCGCATTCAGCCGGATCAGCTGCGCCCGATCCGTGACCGCGAAGACCGAGCCGCCCGCGACCGCGAGCGGCGAGACCGCCCCTTCATCCGCCGTCCAGCGCCGCTCGCCAGAGGCGGCCGACAGGGCGACCATCCGGCCGGCCGACGTGCCTGCGAAGACGACTCCTCCGGCAACGACCGGGTCGCCGGTAATGTCGCCCACGTCGTTATAGGCCACGCCCCGGCGTTCGCCGGACACGTTCGCGCCCCAGACCCGGATGCCGGACTGGCGCAGCGTGGCCAGCACCTCGCCCGATCCGAAGGGAAAGATGACGGCGCGGTCGGTCACGGCGGGCGCGGGCGCCGTCGCCATGACCGCGGCCGCCGGCGCGGCGGGCAGTTCCCACCTGATGCGACCGTTCGCGGCGTCGATCGCCCAGGCCCGGTTGTCCCGGCTGACGACATAGACGAGGTCGCCGGCCACCTTGGGCGTGGTGATCGGGGCGTCCAGGCGCTGCACCCAGCGTTTGGCGCCCGTCGCCGCGTCGAGCGCGTGCAGTTCGCCGTAACCCGTGGTCGCGAAGACCGTGCCGCCGGTCACGGCCAGCCCGCCCCCGGACGCATCGCCCGCACGCTCGTATCCCGGGACCAGGCTGCGCGCCCAGAGCGTCTCGCCCTGCGTCGAGGTGGCGCGGATGCCGACCGTGGCATCCAGCGTGAAGATGCGGCTGCCGTCGGAGACCGGGTCGGCGGTGATCCGCAGACGGCGCGACTCGCCCGTGCCGATATCGGCGGACCAGACCCGCCGGGGCGCGGTCGACAGCGTCGCATGGCCCGGATCGTTCAACAGGTTGCCGACGCGCATCCGCCAGTCGGGCAGGCGGCGCGGCGCGGCCAGCGACAGGGCGGGCGCGGGTCCGGTCGCGGCCGCGGCGGCGATCACGCCCACGCCGCCGGCGGCATCCGCGCGAACAGGCAGACGTTCGCCCGGAAGGATCACCTCGTCCTCGGCGCATCCGACGAGGGTCAGACCGGCGCACAGAAGGACCGCTGCGAAAGACCTCATGGCTCTGCCCCCGTTGCGACCCGCATCGGGGTCCGTCATCCGCCCCGCTTCCGGCTTCATGCCGGTTCGGGCGAGGCGCCCAGCGCCACAATCAACTGCAAGGCCCTTCGGCGCAAGGCTTCCGTCGCCTCGGCATCCTCGGTCAGGATGCGCAGAAGCGTCAGCGCCGTCGCCTCGTCGCCGGCCTCGAGCGCGCGCAGGGCCTGCAGCTCGACCGCGATGGGGCGATAGGGCGCGCCCGGCGCGGCCAGCTCCTCCAGGATGGCGCCATCCTGCGCGGCATCCCCGGTTCCCCCGGCCAGCATGGCCTTGACCAGCGCCAGATGGCGATAGGTCACCGACAGCTCCTCCGCGTCGGCCAGGGCGAGCAGTTCGGCCCGCGCGGAGGCCGCATCGCCCCCCTCGCCGTTCAGCGTCGCCGTGGCCCGCAGAAGCGTGAGGATCGCGGCCTGCTGCGCATCCGCCGGCTCGATCCCGGCCAGCGCCGCGCGCCGGGCGGCCATGTCCTCGCCTTCCAGCGCGTCGAGCAGGGCCGTCCCGAACACCTGCGCGCGATCCTCGGCCTGGGCGCGACGCCATTCGTTGAATGCGGCGCCGCCGACCAGCAGCAGGATCAGCAGGATCGCGACCCAGCCCCAGCGGCGCATCAGCGCATAGAGGCGATCGCGCCGGACCTCCTCGGAGACCTCGTTGATGAAACTTTCCGGGTTGGACATGGCTCCGGCCCCCCTGTCTTCGGCGTCGGCGCTTCCTATCGCAGCGATGGCGGGGGGCCAAGCGACAAAGACGGCCCGCAGGGTTGCCGTCGACGTAAGCTGTCTGTAAAAAGTGAACCAACCGGTTCAGATGGACGTAAGCGAATCGAACCACCCCTATTCGAGCCCCTTCGAAAGGCCCAACATGCGCTTGTTTCCGATCCTGATCGCGGGTCTCGTCTGCGTTGCGCTCTTCTTCGTGGTCCTGGAACGCGAGGCCCTGCTCGGGTTCGCCCGGGACATGACCGGCGAGGCCGCCGCCGCCCAGGGCACGCCCCCCGAGGAGGAGGTCGTGGCCGAGCCGGTGGCCATCTCCGACACCGCAACGGATGCCGCGTCCGATCCCGTGCATGTCGTGGCCATGCGCTCCGTCGCCCGCGAGGTGCCGGATGCGGTCATGGTCCGCGGACAGTCGGAGGCCGCGCGCGAGGTCGTCGTCATGGCCGAGACGACGGGCACGGTCGTATCGGAGCCACTTCGCAAGGGGGCCTTCGTCGAGGCGGATCAGCTTCTGTGCGAACTCGATCCCGGCTCGCGCGGGGCCACCCTGTCGGAGGCCGAGGCCCGGCTGGCGGAGGCGCAGGCCCGCGTTCCCGAGGCCGAGGCGCGCATCCCCGAGGCACAGGCCCGTGTGGCCGAGGCCGAGGCCCGCCTGCAGGAGGCCCGCATCAACCAGAACGCCGCCAGCCGCCTATCGGAGGGCGGCTTCGCCTCCGACACGCGCGTCGCCAACGCCGATGCGGCGCTGCGTTCGGCCGAGGCCGGCGTGACGGCCGCCTCGACCGGGCTGGAGACAATGCAGGCCGGCATCAAGTCGGCCCGCGCGGGCGTGCAAGCCGCCGAGGCGGCGGTGGAACGCGCGCGTCTGGATATCGAGAAGCTTCGTATCAAGGCCCCGTTCGCGGGCCTGTTGGAGACCGACACCGCCGAGCTGGGCGCGCTGCTGCAACCGGGCACGCCCTGCGCGACCGTCGTTCAGCTGGATCCGATGAAGCTTGTAGGCTTCCTGCCCGAGGCGCAGGTCGATCGGGTCGCCGTCGGCGCCATGGCGGGCGCGCGGCTGGCATCGGGTGTCGAGGCACAGGGCGAGGTCACCTTCCTGAGCCGGTCCGCCGACGATTTGACGCGCACCTTCCGGGTGGAGGTGACCGTGCC
Proteins encoded in this window:
- a CDS encoding DUF1638 domain-containing protein, with protein sequence MTDRARTQEGLPATGSGRILIVACGALAHEILAIKAANGLDHIDLHCLPAILHNRPDRISPAVEAALAERAGGYDGAFVAYADCGTGGALAALCERLGVEMIEGPHCYAFFEGQDAFARRDEIDAFYLTDFLARQFDAFVTRPLGLDRHPELRDMYFGHYRRLVYLAQTNDMDLTDKARAAAAALGLAFERRYTGLEPFAEVLPRQSEG
- the purL gene encoding phosphoribosylformylglycinamidine synthase subunit PurL, yielding MQDPAITPDLIAAHGLKDEEYARILEIIGREPTFTELGIFSAMWNEHCSYKSSKKWLRTLPTEGPQVICGPGENAGVVDIGDGQAVVFKMESHNHPSYIEPYQGAATGMGGILRDVFTMGARPVAAMNALSFGAPDHPKTRRLVHGVVEGIGGYGNCFGVPTVGGEVRFDASYDGNCLVNAFAAGIADVDAIFYSAASGVGRPVVYLGAKTGRDGVGGATMASAEFDDTIEEKRPTVQVGDPFTEKRLMEATLELMATGAVVSIQDMGAAGLTCSAVEMGDKGGLGIRLDLDAVPVREAEMTAYEMMLSESQERMLMVLDPAHEDAARAVFEKWDLDFAIVGETIAEDRFLIVHGGETRADLPLSTLASSAPEYDRPWQETPAPAPLEPVEEVDPIEGLRALIGSVNHCARDWVIRQYDTQVMGDTVALPGLDGGVIRVHGTTKGLAFTADVTPRYVAANPVEGGKQAVAEAYRNLVAKGARPLATTDNLNFGNPEKPAIMGQFVGAIDGIGQACRALDMPIVSGNVSLYNETDGKGILPTPTIGAVGLIEDLDQRIAWPVTDRMIALLLGPEGTHLGRSALLAEHLGRDEGDAPPVDLEMERAHGEFILANLDSIWACTDLSDGGLALAAFTLAEAHGLAVTLDVEGTAALFGEDQGRYLIACTFDAAEALMVAAGQADLQLQMVGQFGGTEVKFGGSEAPLAELSALYRGTFEMMFG
- a CDS encoding BolA family transcriptional regulator, with protein sequence MAMQAQDIEALIRESFPDAKITITDLAGDGNHYAAEVIDASFAGQTRVQQQRAVYAALKGKMDGAQGELHALALTTRAPE
- the grxD gene encoding Grx4 family monothiol glutaredoxin gives rise to the protein MADTKTQIDDIVKSKDVVLFMKGTKAMPQCGFSSKVAGVLNYMGVEYSDVNVLDDADIRQGIKDYSDWPTIPQLYVKGEFVGGCDIITEMTLSGELDTMLEQNGVAFDKDAADKIREANA
- the der gene encoding ribosome biogenesis GTPase Der, whose translation is MFTLAIVGRPNVGKSTLFNRLVGKRLALVDDQPGVTRDLREGAARLGDLRFTVIDTAGLEEATDDSLQGRMRRLTERAVDMADAALFVVDARIGVTPADEVFADILRRKGRPVLLAANKAEGRAAEAGLLEAYGLGLGEPLALSAEHGEGMAELAGMLRPMIEIAAAEAIRIEEEAETDITVDEDEEGEEADWVPTAKRPLKIAVVGRPNAGKSTLINRIIGEERLLTGPEAGITRDSISVNFDWDGVPTRLFDTAGMRKRAKVVEKLEKLSVSDGLRAVKFAEVIVVLLDAEIPFETQDLRIADLAEREGRAVVVAVNKWDLEENRQEKLAALKESFERLLPQLRGAPLVTVSAKTGRGLDRLQAAILKAHETWNRRIPTAALNRWLTGMLEQHPPPAPQGKRIKMRYMTQVKTRPPGFVVMCSHPDAIPDSYSRYLVNGLRVDFDMPGTPIRLHLRGQGDANPFKGRKRAEPSRLRKHTHGRRPD
- a CDS encoding PQQ-like beta-propeller repeat protein, yielding MRSFAAVLLCAGLTLVGCAEDEVILPGERLPVRADAAGGVGVIAAAAATGPAPALSLAAPRRLPDWRMRVGNLLNDPGHATLSTAPRRVWSADIGTGESRRLRITADPVSDGSRIFTLDATVGIRATSTQGETLWARSLVPGYERAGDASGGGLAVTGGTVFATTGYGELHALDAATGAKRWVQRLDAPITTPKVAGDLVYVVSRDNRAWAIDAANGRIRWELPAAPAAAVMATAPAPAVTDRAVIFPFGSGEVLATLRQSGIRVWGANVSGERRGVAYNDVGDITGDPVVAGGVVFAGTSAGRMVALSAASGERRWTADEGAVSPLAVAGGSVFAVTDRAQLIRLNAATGEVLWRTDLPFYRNGRPKRREGIYAHFGPVLAGGRLWVASSDGGLRGFDPTTGVPVAQTEIPSGAASRPIAFGDALYVVGQSGTLHAFR
- a CDS encoding efflux RND transporter periplasmic adaptor subunit; translated protein: MRLFPILIAGLVCVALFFVVLEREALLGFARDMTGEAAAAQGTPPEEEVVAEPVAISDTATDAASDPVHVVAMRSVAREVPDAVMVRGQSEAAREVVVMAETTGTVVSEPLRKGAFVEADQLLCELDPGSRGATLSEAEARLAEAQARVPEAEARIPEAQARVAEAEARLQEARINQNAASRLSEGGFASDTRVANADAALRSAEAGVTAASTGLETMQAGIKSARAGVQAAEAAVERARLDIEKLRIKAPFAGLLETDTAELGALLQPGTPCATVVQLDPMKLVGFLPEAQVDRVAVGAMAGARLASGVEAQGEVTFLSRSADDLTRTFRVEVTVPNPDLEIRDGQTAEILIETPATVAHMIPASALTLNDEGQLGLRIIEDGLAGFTPVTLVRDTVDGVLLSGLPATVEVITVGQEYVTDGVPVRATFAEPEATQ